CAGGCGCTCGAAGTTTCGGACGCGCTGGCGGAGGCTGGTGAAACGGTTTTCCGCATCGGCCGTCTCATCGAGACTGTGCCCGGCGCGGCGCGCGTTGCTGTGAAGGGCGCGCTCGGGTCCGGCAAGTGAGGATCGGCATTCTCATCTCGGGCCGGGGCTCGAACCTCAAGGCCCTGATCGACACCTGCGCCGAACCCGGCTTTCGCGGACGTATTGCTCTCGTCATTTCCAATCGCCCCGGGGCGCCTGGCCTTGCCATTGCCGAGGCGGCTGGCATCCCGACGCTCGTCATCGATCACAAGGAATATGCAAGCCGCACGACTTTCGATGCGGAACTCGATCAGGCGCTCCGCAAGGCGGGTGTCGAACTCATCTGCAATGCCGGGTTCATGCGCATCCTCACGGATGAATTCGTCGAGAAGTGGCGCGACCGGCAGATCAACATCCACCCCTCGATCCTTCCCGCGTTCAAGGGCATGCATGTCCATCAGCGCGCGCTCGACGCGGGCGTGAAGATCACCGGCTGCACGGTCCATTTCGTGCGCGCCGAAATGGATGAGGGCCCCATCGTCGCGCAGGCCGCCGTGCCGGTCCTGCCGGGCGACACCGCGGAAACGCTCGCCGCGCGCGTACTCGAAGCCGAACACAAGCTTTATCCGCTGGCGCTGCGCCTCATTGTCGATGGCCGCGCCCGCGTCGCCGGCGAACAGGTCGTGATCGACTATGATGGCGAGACACTGGCGGGGCCGTTATTCGTGCCTGCGGTTTAGGCCAAACAAAAAAGCCCCGCTCATCAAGCGGGGCTTTTCCGTATTCAACAGCCGATAAAATCAGCCGACGATTTCTTCGTCCTTGAAGAAGTACTTGATCTCTTCGGCGGCCGTTTCCGGGGCGTCGGAACCGTGGACCGAGTTCGCCTCGATCGATTCCGCGAAATCCTTGCGGATCGTGCCGGCATCGGCATTGGCCGGGTTGGTGGCGCCCATGATCTCGCGGTTCTTCGCGACGGCGTTCTCGCCTTCCAGCACCTGGACGACGACCGGGCCGGAAATCATGAAGGAGACGAGATCGTTGAAGAAGGGGCGCTCCTTGTGGACGGCATAGAAGCCTTCCGCCTGGGCCTTGGTCATGTGGATGCGCTTGGAGGCGACCACACGCAGGCCCGCGCTTTCGAAGCGGTCGATGATCTTGCCGGTGAGATTACGCCGGGTCGCGTCCGGCTTGATGATCGAGAATGTGCGTTCGAGAGCCATCGGGGCTTCCTGTATCTGAAGGGTCAGGGAATTGGCGCGGTTTATAGCGGGGGTTGGTGACGCGGGCAACAGGGGGTGCTAAAAGCCCGCCATCATGCTGCATATCAACGATCTGACCTTCCGAATGGAGGGGCGCCTGCTCCTCGACCATGTCACCGCCGCCGTGCCCCCCGGGCAACGGACGGGCTTTGTCGGCCGTAACGGTACCGGTAAATCGACGCTGCTGAAGCTCATCACGGGCGAATATACGCCCGAGACGGGCGGTATCAGCTTTCCGAAAAGCTGGCGCATCGGCATGGTCCGGCAAGAAGTGCTGGCCGGTCCGACGTCGCTTCTCGACACGGTGCTTGCCGCCGATCTCGAGCGGTCATCGCTGCTCGCCGAAGCGGAGACGGCGAGCGACCCTCACCGGATTGCCGAGATCCATACGAGGCTGGCCGATATGGGCGCCCATGCGGCCCCTGCCCGCGCGGCCACCATTCTTTCCGGTCTCGGCTTCGACGAGGCGGCGCAGGCGCGGCCTTGCTCGGATTTCTCGGGCGGCTGGCGGATGCGCGTGGCTCTTGCGGCGGTGCTCTTTTCGGAGCCCGACCTGCTGCTGCTCGACGAGCCGACCAACTATCTCGATCTCGAAGGCACGATCTGGCTTGAGGACTATCTGCGGTCCTATCCCTATACCGTGCTCATCGTCAGCCATGACCGCGACCTCCTGAACAATGTCGCGCAGAACATCCTGCATCTCGAACACAAGAAGCTCACGGTCTATAGCGGCAATTACGACCGCTTCGACCGGACGCGGCGCGAAAAGCTGATGCTGCAGCTTTCGATGAAGAAGAAGCAGGACGATGCGCGCCGCCACATGGAGAGCTTCATCGAACGCTTCAAGGCGAAGGCGTCGAAGGCACGCCAGGCGCAGAGCCGCATGAAGGCGCTCGCGAAGATGGAACCCATCGCCGACATATTGAACGAGCGCGTGCTGCCGTTCCGTTTTCCGGCGCCAGACAAGCCGCTCGCCTCGCCGATCATCCGGCTAGAACATGCGAGCGTCGGATACGAGCCCGGCAAGCCGGTGCTGAAGGATCTCGATCTCCGCATCGACCAGGACGACCGCATCGCGCTTCTCGGTGCGAACGGCAACGGCAAGTCGACATTTGCGAAACTGCTATGCGACCGGTTGCAGGTGACGGGCGGACACAAATACGATTCAAAGAAGCTGCGTATCGCTTATTTCGCGCAGCATCAGCTCGACGAACTCAATATGGGCGATACGCCTTACGAGCATTTCCGCGAGCTGAAACCGGATGCGACGCAGGCACAAGTGCGCGCCATTGCAGGCTCCTACGGGTTCGGCGCGGACAAGGCGGATACGAAAGTCGAGAAGCTTTCAGGCGGCGAGAAGGCACGCCTTTTGTTCGCCATCGCGACTTTTCACAAGCCGCACATGATCATCCTCGACGAACCGACGAACCATCTGGACGTCGACAGCCGCGAGGCGCTGGTCATGGCGATCAACGAATATGACGGCGCTTTCATTCTGATTTCGCATGACCGGCATCTTGTCGAAACATGCGCGGATCGTTTGTGGCTTGTCGCGGACGGAACCGTTGCGCCTTATGATGGCGATCTCAACGACTACCGGAAATGGCTGCTCGATCCGGCGCGGCGCATCAAACCCCTGGTCGCGGAAGACGAAGAAGGAGAGGCCGCGCCTGCGCCGGCACCTCGCCCATCGAACGACAAGAAGGAAGCACGACGCCTTGCCGCGCAGAAGCGCGAGCAGATGGCGCCGTTAAAGAAAAAAGCTCAGGCCGCCGAGCAAGAGGTTGCGCGCATTCAGAAAATCATCGAAACGCTGACCGCGAAACTTGGCGATCCGAAGGTCGCCGGAGACCCCGGAGCGAGCGCCGCGACGGCGAAGGAACGGGCCGATGCGATGAAGGCGCTGGCGCGGGCGGAGGAGGCCTGGCTGGAGGCAAGCTCGGCCTATGAGGAGGCGATGGCGGACTAAAACGGGCCGACTGTCACTCAACCGTCATGAAACCGTCATCGAGTGATTTTTACCGAATCCGGGTACGCAAAAACGGCCTCCGCCGGGCACCGGAAAGTGCCCGAACGGAGGCCGAAAAAAACTAATCCCCGGTTTGCGGCCTACTCCGTTTCGGCGGCGCCGGTGAAGCCTTCCGCGAGCACCCCCGATTCGATCAATTCACCGACGATTTCGCCGTCATGGCCGGGCACGATGGCGATCTCCGGTTCAGCCTCATTGAGCTTTTTCAGCGCCGCGAGCTGCCCGAAGACGGCGGTGCGGTCTTCCTCCAGGAAAAATTGCGTGACGAGACGGGCGCGCTCCCGCTGGGTCACGATGTTGCGGTAGTGCCAGGCGACGTCGCCGATGAAGAGCATTTCAGAACCGTCAGCACGCTGAACATAAACCATCTGGCTGCCCGGCGAATGCCCCGGCGCCTTGATGAGCACGACACCCGGCGCGACCACCTTGTATTTCTCGTAAACAAGCGGTTCATAGGCGGAGAGCGCGCCGTCCGGGAACTTCGCGGGCACGCTGAGTTCCGGGTTTTCGACCTGTTCCTGCGTCAACTGCATCGCGGGCAGGACTGCCGGCAGATCGGGATGCACGGTAAGGCCGCCGATATGGTCCATATGCTCATGCGTGATGACGATGAGCGAAGCCGTCTGCATCGCCCGCTCCATGCGTGCATAAGCCTCCGCATCGAAGCCGACGAGATTGTCGCCGCCCAGTTCGGCATTGAGCGCGGTGTCGATGATGATGCTGCTTTCCGGCGTCACCAGCCGGTATGAGAAGACGGGCAGATCGCGTTGCGACCAGCCGTCACCCGCCACGATCGCCGTTGCGGGGAAGCTGAAAGCGCCGACGCGCTCCACTTCGACGGTTGCGGGCTTGTCGCCGGGAACGGCGGCGACCATGCGGCGCACTTCATTGATGTCGAGGGCGTAGGCCGCGTCGGACGGCATCCGGCTTTCGACGATGAACCAGTAATAAGCGGCACCAAGGATGGCGACGAGCACCGCCAAGGCGACGAGACTTCTCTTGAGCCAGACAGACATGTATTTCCCCCCAGTTTTTTGCAGCCGCGATAATGATCCCCGGCCTGGCCGGGATCAATCCACGAACCCCGTATGCGGACTATGCCTTTTTGCAGAGCCTCACGCCTTCTTTTCCCACCGGCCTTCCGGGCTTTGCTGCCAATAGGTGGCGTCGTGCCCTTCCGCCTTCAGCGTTTTCCAGTGTTCGCGCGCGGCGGCGAGCGCCGCTTCGTCGCGGCCGTCGAACATCAGCACGCAGCGCTCATAGGGGCCGATATTGCCGGGGGCAGCGCCATCGACAAGGAAGAGGACGTTGGCGTTGTTCGGGTTTTCGTCATCGACGGTCAGAAAGACGGGCTCCAGCGCGGCGGGGCCGTCATCCAGCGTTCCGTGCGGCAGAAAGCTGTCGTCGCTGTAGGTCCAGAGGACATTGTTGAGCGCGTCGAGCCGCTCCGGACCGCCAGCCCTGACAATCGCGCGCCAGCCGCGCTCCAGCGAACGCTCCAGCAATTGCGGCAGCACCTGTTCCAGAGGCGCGTTCTGCAAATGGTAGAACAGAACCTCCGTCACGATGCGTTCCCTCAGCCTTCGTAATTATCCGCCACAAGACGATTGAGAAGGCGCACGCCCCAGCCCGAGCCCCAGCTCTGGTTCGTCGCCGTCTGCGGCGATGCCATGGCCGTGCCCGCGATATCGAGATGGGCCCATGTGACCTTGTTGACGAAACGCTGAAGAAACTGCGCCGCCGTGATCGAGCCGCCATCGCGGCCGCCGACGTTTTTCATGTCGGCAAAGCGCGAGTCGATCATCTTGTCGTAGGCGGGGCCCATCGGCAGGCGCCAGACCTTTTCACCTTCGACCTCACCGGCCTCCGACAATTGCTTCGAGAGCTTGTCGTCATTGGAGAAGAGGCCCGCATATTCCTTGCCGAGCGCCACCATGATGGCGCCGGTGAGCGTTGCCAGGTCGATCATGAATTTCGGCTTGAAGCGGCTTTGCGTGTACCAGAGCGCGTCGGCCAGCACGAGGCGGCCTTCAGCATCGGTGTTGATGACTTCGATGGTCTGGCCGGACATGGAGGTCACGATGTCGCCCGGCCGCTGCGCCTTGCCATCCGGCATGTTCTCGACGAGACCGATGACGCCGACGACATTGACCTTCGCCTTGCGCGCCGCCAGCGCATGCATCAGGCCGGTGACGCAGGCGGCGCCGCCCATGTCGCCCTTCATGTCTTCCATGCCGGCGGCAGGCTTCAGCGAGATGCCGCCGGTGTCGAAGCAAACGCCCTTGCCGACAAAGGCGACCGGCTTCTCGCCCGGCTTGCCGCCATTCCAGCGCATCACGACCATCTGGCTTTCATGCTGGCTGCCATAGCCGACGCCGAGCAGCGAGCCCATGCCGAGTTTCTTCATCTGCGCTTCGCCGAGCACTTCGACCTTGACGCCGAGCTTGGAAAGGGCGCGGGCGCGCTTGGCGAATTCACCGGGAAAGAGAATGTTTGCAGGCTCGTTGACGAGATCGCGCGTGAGGAACATGCCTTCCGCGACTTTGGACAGCGGCGCGTAATCCTTGCGCGCGGAAGCGGCGGCGCGCGTCATCACGGTGAGCGTTTTCAAACCGCTCTTGTCGTCGCCTTCCTTTTTCTTCGTCTTGTATTTATCGAAACGGTAGGAGCGCAACCTGGCGCCGAGAGCGACGCGGGCCGCGGCCTCGCCTGCCGGGAGCTTCGGTCCCGAAATACCGTCGAGCACGATCGACAGCGCCGTTTCCTTCGTCTTCTCCAGACGCCCCGCCAATTCGCCGCCAGCCTTTTCGAGGCTTGCCGCCGACAGGTCCGCCGACTTGCCGAGCCCGGCGAGAAGCACACGGCCCGCGCTCACGCCCTGCGGCCCGACAACCTCCAGCACGCTGCCCGCCTTGCCGGTAAAGCCTGCCGCCTTCATCGCCCGCTTGAGCGCGCCGCCGAGCTTGCCGTCGAGATCGGCGGCGATGCCCCGCAGCGTCGCACCCTCGGTGACGAGGACGGCGAGCGCGCCGGGCTTGGCGAGCGAGATGTCGGCGAACGTAATATTCATAGCGGGACCTTTCTGATCCTGTCCGGTCTGATCCTGTCCGGCCCTCATTCGGCCTGAACAAGTGCGATTCGGTGAGCCAGGTGCAACTCGAGCCGTCGACGCGCCTTTCCCCGGCTGGCGAAATGGGATAACCATTTCCTACGGTGCGTCCGGCAATTACGGCGCGTATCCTAACTGAATCGGAGCGGAGGGAAAGCCACCCTTTGCGGCCGCGGCGCGGAAGCCACCGGATAATCGAAGACCGGACAATCAACGCGAGGGACTGCCCGGCATGCGCCAAGACGAAAGACCTGCGCGAGAGCACCCGGCCCGATGCTGAAGAGCCTGTCACGCTATCTGTTTTTCCAGACACTCGGCCCCTTCGTCGTCGCGAGCGTCGTGCTGAGCGGCATCATCTGGCTTACGCAGGCGCTGCGGATGCTCGACGTCCTCATCACGCAAGGACAGACGCTTCTCACCTTTTTCGAGCTGACGGTGCTGGCGCTGCCAAGCACGCTGATGATCGTGCTGCCGATTTCGCTTTTTTGCGCCGTGCTCTACTCCCTTCACAAGCTTATCAGCGACAGCGAAATCGTCGTGATGTTTGCAGCCGGCGTCAGCCGCTGGGTGGTTGCGCTGCCGCTGCTGGCGATCGCGATGGGCACCTCCGTCATCATTCTCGCGTTCAGCATCTATATCGCGCCGGCCGGGATGCGCGAGTTGAAGAGCCGCCTGGTCGAAATCCGCAGCGACGTCGCCACCGCGATGATCCGCGAGGGCACATTCTCCAATCCGGCGACCGGCCTAACAGTATTCGTGCGCGAACGCGCCGCCGACGGAACCACCTATGGCGTGCTGGTGCATGACGGGCGCATTCCATCCGCGCCGGTTACCTACATGGCGGAGACGGGGAGCCTTGTCAGGGGACCGAACGGGCCGCTGCTCGTCATGTTCAACGGAAACATCCAGCGCGCATCGCGCAGCGGCACGGAAACAAGCGCCGCGACATTTCTCTACTTCGACAAATATACCTACGACCTTTCGCAATACATGGAAGACGAGCCGACGCTTTCATATGAAGGGCGCGAGCGGTATTTCCACGAGCTGGTCAACCCGGCCAGCGACGATCTTTACGGCCAGCAGAACCGCGACAAGCTTCTCGCCGACGCGCATGAAAGGCTGGTGGAAGGCTTCTATCCCGTGATGCTGACGCTGATCGGGCTTGCGGCACTGCTGCCGGCGCCTTTCAACCGGCGCGGATATGCCTCGCGAATGGCGACGGCGGCGGCCATGGCGCTTACGGTTCGCATCCTCGGCTTCGCGCTTTCCAACGCGGTAGGGAACAATCTCGCGCTGGCGCCGCTCATGTATATCCTTCCCATAGCGGTCTGCGGCATATGCCTTGCCGTGATCGCGGGGGTCCGGTTCGACATTCTGTGGCGCAGGCTTTCACGCCGCATCCTGTCGGGGCGCGCAGGGCAGAGCGGGGCCGCGCGATGAACCTTTCATGGACCCTTTCGCGCTATCTCGGCCGTCAGTTTCTGGGCGTCGTCCTGCTCACGTTCGGCGTGTTCATCGTTCTCATCTTCATGATCGAGCTTGTCGAGCTTCTGCGGCGCAGCGCGGACAAGCCCGACGTGACATTCGGGCTTGTGGTGACCATCGCGCTGATGGAGGTGCCCCGGATCGGCGCGCAAACGCTGCCCTTTGCCGTTCTCTTCGGGGGCATGGCCGCGTTTTTGCGGCTGAGCCGGAACAATGAACTCGTGGTTGCGCGCGCGGCCGGTGTTTCGGTGTGGCAATTCATTGCGCCGGCGCTGGCGGTGGCGTTCGTCATCGGCGCTTTCGTCACCACCGTTTTCAACCCCGTATCGGCGACGCTGACGACGCGGGCCGAGCAGCTCGAATCCAAATATCTTTCGCGGCAGGCAAGCTTTGTCGCGGTTTCGGCAAACGGGCTGTGGCTCCGGCAAGCGGATTCGACCGGGCAATCGGTCGTCCACGCCCTGCGCATGGATGACGGGTTCCGGCTGCGGCGGGTTACCATTTTTCTCTACGACCAGGGCAACCGCTTCAGCGGCCGCATCGACGCGGCGACGGCCCGTCTGCGACCGGGCTATTGGGAGCTTGCCGATGTCTGGGTCATGATGGATGGCGAGCAGTCCCGCAAATACGACACCTACCGGCAGGAAACGTCGCTGACGCAAAAGCAGATCGAGGAGAGCTTCGCGCGCGAGGAATCCATTTCCTTCTGGGAACTGCCGCATTTCATCGCCACGGCCGAAGCGGCCGGCTTTTCGGCCCGCCGGTATCAGATTTATTTCCACCAGCTTCTGGCCACGCCTGCCCTGCTCTGCACCATGGTGCTGATCGCCGCGGCCTTCTCGCTGCGGGTGACGCGGATGGGGGGGCTGCTGCAAATGGTCCTTGGCGGCATATTCTCTGGCTTTTTGATCTATTTCCTCGGCAATCTGGCTATCGCGCTGGGCCTGTCCGGCATCCTGCCGGCGGCGCTTGCCGCCTGGGCTCCATCGCTCGTGGCGACACTTTTGGGACTTGCGGTTCTCTTTCACCTCGAAGACGGTTAGAAATCAGGGTGCGGGGCCCGGATACAGGGCGATTCTGGATGTGGCCGGGGGGCGAGATTTGCACTTGAGTGAGGGGCTCTGGATGGGTTTGGGCAAGGGGCGCGGCATCCTGTGGCCGATAGCTGTGCTTATAGCGGTCACGCTGGCCGGGGGGCCGGCCCGCGCGCAAGAGCCCGCCCCCGCCCGGCAGCAAGCCTTTCCCGAATCCGGCGAAGTGCTGATGCAGGCCGACCAGCTTTCCTATGACAGGGATGCACGCGTGGTGACGGCGAGCGGCCATGTGGAGCTTGCCTATGGCGAGCGGGTGCTGCTTGCCGACCGCGTCACCTATAACGAGACGACCGGCGTCGTGACCGCGGACGGCAATGTGTCGCTGCTCGACCCGCAAGGCGACGTGGCCTTTGCCGACCACCTGGTGCTGCGCAATGAAATGCGCGACGGCGTGATCCAGACACTGCGCGTGCTGCTGAGCGACAATTCGCGGCTTGCGGGCCATGACGTGGTGCGCAGCGGCGGCAACATGACGACGCTCCACCGGGGCGTCTACAGCCCGTGCGACATCTGCGAGAAAAAAGGACAGACGACGCCGATCTGGCAGATCAAGGCCTTCCGCGTCATCCACAACAAGGAGAAGCAGAGGATTATCTATGAAGACGCCTTCATGGAGTTCTTCGGCGTTCCCGTTTTTTATGTTCCCTATTTCTCGCAGCCTGACCCGACCGTGAAGCGGCAGTCGGGTTTTCTCACGCCTTCCTTCGGTAGCTCTTCGGATCTCGGGCAGCAGGTGGAAATTCCCTATTACTGGGCGATCGCGCCGGACAAGGACGCGACGATCTCGCCGCGCTTCACGAGCAAGGAAGGCACGGTCTATCAGGGCGAATACCGGCAGCGCTTCGAGAGCGGCCAGTTCGAGATGTTCGGCACGGCCACCTGGCCGCGCAACCAGCAAGTGGGCACGCCGGCGGAAAACGACTTTCGCGGCAGCTTGTTCGGTCAGGGCGATTTCACGCTCGATGAAAACTGGCGCTGGGGCTTTCGCTCCGAGCTCGCTTCGGACGACACCTATCTGCGCCGCTACGACCTGTCGTCGGCGACCGACCTGATCAGCAATGTGAACACGACCTATATAGACGGGCGCAACAGCTTCACGGCGGACGCCTATTATTTCCGCGGCCTGCTGGCGGCGGACGACACGGCGACCACGCCCTGGGTCGCGCCGCTGATGCAATATGAGTATTCCTATCCAGATCAGGTCGCCGGCGGGCGCATCGGCTTTTCGGCCAATGCCATGGTGCTGCAACGCCGCGAAGGCGCGAAGTCGCGCCGGGTATCAAGCTCCGTCAGATGGGACCGCCGGGAGACATCCGCGAGCGGCTTCGTCTATCGCCTGTTCGGCAGCCTGCGCGGCGATGTCTATTCGGTCGAAGACGTGCCGAACCCCGCCTTTCCGGCCGCGACCTTCGACAGCTCGACGATCACCCGGGCATTGCCGACCATCGGCACGGAATGGAGCTATCCTCTCGTCCGCTCAGAGAGCGGCCTGAGGCAGGTGCTGGAGCCGATCGCGCAGCTCATCTATTCGCCCAATGTCGGCAATACCGAGGAAATACCGAACGAGGATTCGCTGAGCTTCGAGTTCGACGATACCAACCTCTTTTCGGAAGACCGCTTCGTCGGCTTCGACCGCTGGGAAACGGGGGCGCGGGCCAATCTCGGCGTCCGTTACTCGGTTTACACGCAGGGAGGCGGCCAGGCGAACGTGCTGTTTGGCCAGAGCTTTCGAGTGAACAATAATGACAGCGTAGCCGCATCGACCGGGCTGCAGGACGATACATCGGATTATGTCGGCCGGGTCATGGTTGCGCCTTCCGATGATTTTCTGCTGGTCTACCGCTTCCGGCTCGACGACGAGAACTACAAGATCCGGCGCAACGAACTCAACTTCCTCGGCCGGTTCGGCCCGTTGACCGGCGATATCGGCTATGCGTATTTTGCGCCGGACCAGTCCCTGACCTTCCAGGCGCGCGAAGAGGCCTATATCGGCAGCGTGCTGAGGCTCGACCGGTATTGGCGGGTATTCGGCCAGACGCGGCGGGATATCGAAAACGACCGCACGGTGGCAAACAGGCTCGGAGTAGGCTACGGAGATGAATGCCTCGATGTCTCGCTCGGCCTGTATCAGTCGTTTTACCGGGACAGGGACATAGAACCGGAAAATTCGGTGATCCTTCAGATTACCTTCAAGACGCTGGGAAGCGCCCAGGTCTCGGGCTCCGCCGGCTCGAACTAAAATGGCCGGACGGCGAGCCAACCGATTGAAAAAACAGGCGGTTTTGCTTCCGTCTCTCGGTTGATTAGGGTCCTGTTTCAAGTATTCTGTCGGCCGGGCGCCGGCAGGTGGCGTGCCCGAAGGCACAGAAGAAAGACGCTATGAAGTCAGCAGACATTTTCGTGAGTGCGGTCTCCCGGGGCGGACGCCGGATATTCCGGCTCGTGGCGGGGACAGCCTTCATCTTTCTGGCCGGCCTTGCGGTGACGCCCGCGGACATGCCGCTGGCGCAGAACGCTCCCTCGAATACGCAGGGCATTGCCGCCGTCGTGAACGATCGCATCATCTCGTCCTACGATCTCGACCAGCGCGTGAAGCTCGTCATGCTGAGCTCCGGCATTCCCGATACGCCCGAAAACATCTCGCGTATCCGCGGGCAGGTTCTGAGATCGCTGGTCGACGAGTATCTGCAACAGCAGGAAGCCGCGCGGCTCAACATCGAGGTTCAGCAGGAAGAGATCGACAGCGCGCTTCAGCGCATCGCGCAGCGCGCCAACATGTCGGTCGACCAGATCGAGGCTTTCCTGAAGGATGGCGGCGTATCGCGGGCGGCGCTCGAGGCGCAGATCCGCAGCGACATCGCATGGAACCGCGTCATCCAGCAGCAGTTCGGTCCGTCGGTGACGGTGGGCGATGTGGAAATCGACGAAGTGCTGCGCAGGCTGGAGGAAGAGTCCGACCAGCCCCGCTATCTCGTCTCCGAAATTCTCATCACCTTCGACAGCCCGCAACATGCCGAGGAAATAGCCGGCGGTGCACAGCGGCTGGTCGAGCAGATCAGGCAGGGCGCGCCGTTCGAGGCGGTGGCGCATCAGTTCAGCCAATCGGCTTCGGCGGCAAATGGCGGCGAAATCGGCTGGGTGCATGCCAGCCAGCTTCCCGAAGGCGTCGGCTCGGTTGTCGCGAAGATGCAGCCGGGGATGGTGTCCGATCCCATCCGCACGCTGAACGGCTTCTATATCATGCAGTTGAAGGCGATGCAGACGGGCTCGGGCGCGGACCCGATGCGCGACCAGTATTCGCTCATGCAGGTTCTGCTGCCGCTGACGCCCGACGCGGAGCCGCAGGCGGTGAGCAGGCGGGCGCGGGAGGCCGAGGAGTTTCGCCGGCAGACAAATTCCTGCGACGATGCGGCGAGGAACATCACCAAATATCTGAGCGGCGCGGCGAGCCCGAAGCGGGATGTCATCGCCGGACAGCTCGACCCGAGGCTGCGCCAGGCGCTTTCCGGGCTGAAAGCCGGCAACACGACGGCGCCTATCCGTTCGGAGCGCGGCATCGAGATGGTCGTCGTGTGCGGTCACAAGGCCGCGGAAGGCGAAAGACCCACGCGCGAGCAGATCGACAGCTCGCTTTACGAACAGCAGTTGTCGATGATGGGGCGACGCCACCTTCGCGATCTGCGCCGTGACGCCGTGGTCGTCTATCGCTGACAAGGAACAGTTGCCTCAGGCGGCGCAGGACAGTGGTGCCATGACCCGAGACAAGGCCGCCCTGCCTCCACTCGCGCTCAGCATGGGCGAACCGGCGGGCATAGGGCCGGAAATCACATTGAAAGCGTGGGCCGCCCGCGCGGAGAAATCCTTGCCGATTTTCTTCGTTGCCGGCGACCCGGCGCTTTATCGCACCGCTTCGGAAAGGCTCGGTGCGGGGGCCGCTATCCGGGAAATTTCAGATCCTTCGGAGGCGGCGGAGGTTTTTCCGGGCGCCCTGCCCGTCCTGCCGGTTCCGCTGCATGAGGCGGCCACTCCCGGACAATTGTCGGGGGCGAACGCTGCGGCCGTTCTCGCATCGATCGATACGGCTTGCGACGCGGTGACGGCGGGCAAGGCATCGGGCCTTGTGACGAACCCGATCCACAAGCGGGTGCTCTACGATGCAGGTTTCCACGTTCCCGGGCATACGGAATATCTGGCGGAGCGGACCGGCGGCGCCAAGCCGGTGATGATGCTCTCCTGCCCCGGGCTTCGCGTGGTGCCGGTGACGGTTCATCTTTCGCTGAAGGATGCGGTTGCCGTGCTCACGACTTCGGAAATCGTCGAGCATGGCCTCATCCTCAGCCGGTCGCTCACTGCCGATTTCGGCATTTCCAAACCGCGCATCGCCATCGCCGCGCTCAACCCGCATGCGGGCGAGGAAGGCCATCTGGGGCGAGAGGAAATCGACATCATCGCACCGGCTGCGAAGTTGCTTGCCGAGGCGCTGCCCGGGGCGGAGA
Above is a window of Parvibaculum lavamentivorans DS-1 DNA encoding:
- the lptF gene encoding LPS export ABC transporter permease LptF — encoded protein: MLKSLSRYLFFQTLGPFVVASVVLSGIIWLTQALRMLDVLITQGQTLLTFFELTVLALPSTLMIVLPISLFCAVLYSLHKLISDSEIVVMFAAGVSRWVVALPLLAIAMGTSVIILAFSIYIAPAGMRELKSRLVEIRSDVATAMIREGTFSNPATGLTVFVRERAADGTTYGVLVHDGRIPSAPVTYMAETGSLVRGPNGPLLVMFNGNIQRASRSGTETSAATFLYFDKYTYDLSQYMEDEPTLSYEGRERYFHELVNPASDDLYGQQNRDKLLADAHERLVEGFYPVMLTLIGLAALLPAPFNRRGYASRMATAAAMALTVRILGFALSNAVGNNLALAPLMYILPIAVCGICLAVIAGVRFDILWRRLSRRILSGRAGQSGAAR
- the lptG gene encoding LPS export ABC transporter permease LptG; protein product: MNLSWTLSRYLGRQFLGVVLLTFGVFIVLIFMIELVELLRRSADKPDVTFGLVVTIALMEVPRIGAQTLPFAVLFGGMAAFLRLSRNNELVVARAAGVSVWQFIAPALAVAFVIGAFVTTVFNPVSATLTTRAEQLESKYLSRQASFVAVSANGLWLRQADSTGQSVVHALRMDDGFRLRRVTIFLYDQGNRFSGRIDAATARLRPGYWELADVWVMMDGEQSRKYDTYRQETSLTQKQIEESFAREESISFWELPHFIATAEAAGFSARRYQIYFHQLLATPALLCTMVLIAAAFSLRVTRMGGLLQMVLGGIFSGFLIYFLGNLAIALGLSGILPAALAAWAPSLVATLLGLAVLFHLEDG
- a CDS encoding LPS-assembly protein LptD, translating into MGLGKGRGILWPIAVLIAVTLAGGPARAQEPAPARQQAFPESGEVLMQADQLSYDRDARVVTASGHVELAYGERVLLADRVTYNETTGVVTADGNVSLLDPQGDVAFADHLVLRNEMRDGVIQTLRVLLSDNSRLAGHDVVRSGGNMTTLHRGVYSPCDICEKKGQTTPIWQIKAFRVIHNKEKQRIIYEDAFMEFFGVPVFYVPYFSQPDPTVKRQSGFLTPSFGSSSDLGQQVEIPYYWAIAPDKDATISPRFTSKEGTVYQGEYRQRFESGQFEMFGTATWPRNQQVGTPAENDFRGSLFGQGDFTLDENWRWGFRSELASDDTYLRRYDLSSATDLISNVNTTYIDGRNSFTADAYYFRGLLAADDTATTPWVAPLMQYEYSYPDQVAGGRIGFSANAMVLQRREGAKSRRVSSSVRWDRRETSASGFVYRLFGSLRGDVYSVEDVPNPAFPAATFDSSTITRALPTIGTEWSYPLVRSESGLRQVLEPIAQLIYSPNVGNTEEIPNEDSLSFEFDDTNLFSEDRFVGFDRWETGARANLGVRYSVYTQGGGQANVLFGQSFRVNNNDSVAASTGLQDDTSDYVGRVMVAPSDDFLLVYRFRLDDENYKIRRNELNFLGRFGPLTGDIGYAYFAPDQSLTFQAREEAYIGSVLRLDRYWRVFGQTRRDIENDRTVANRLGVGYGDECLDVSLGLYQSFYRDRDIEPENSVILQITFKTLGSAQVSGSAGSN
- a CDS encoding peptidylprolyl isomerase; the protein is MKSADIFVSAVSRGGRRIFRLVAGTAFIFLAGLAVTPADMPLAQNAPSNTQGIAAVVNDRIISSYDLDQRVKLVMLSSGIPDTPENISRIRGQVLRSLVDEYLQQQEAARLNIEVQQEEIDSALQRIAQRANMSVDQIEAFLKDGGVSRAALEAQIRSDIAWNRVIQQQFGPSVTVGDVEIDEVLRRLEEESDQPRYLVSEILITFDSPQHAEEIAGGAQRLVEQIRQGAPFEAVAHQFSQSASAANGGEIGWVHASQLPEGVGSVVAKMQPGMVSDPIRTLNGFYIMQLKAMQTGSGADPMRDQYSLMQVLLPLTPDAEPQAVSRRAREAEEFRRQTNSCDDAARNITKYLSGAASPKRDVIAGQLDPRLRQALSGLKAGNTTAPIRSERGIEMVVVCGHKAAEGERPTREQIDSSLYEQQLSMMGRRHLRDLRRDAVVVYR
- the pdxA gene encoding 4-hydroxythreonine-4-phosphate dehydrogenase PdxA, with translation MTRDKAALPPLALSMGEPAGIGPEITLKAWAARAEKSLPIFFVAGDPALYRTASERLGAGAAIREISDPSEAAEVFPGALPVLPVPLHEAATPGQLSGANAAAVLASIDTACDAVTAGKASGLVTNPIHKRVLYDAGFHVPGHTEYLAERTGGAKPVMMLSCPGLRVVPVTVHLSLKDAVAVLTTSEIVEHGLILSRSLTADFGISKPRIAIAALNPHAGEEGHLGREEIDIIAPAAKLLAEALPGAEISGPLPADTLFHAAARARHDAVLCMYHDQALIPLKTIDFARGVNITLGLPIVRTSPDHGTALDIAGRGVADPESLIEAILVADEITRHRAGA